One segment of Microtus ochrogaster isolate Prairie Vole_2 unplaced genomic scaffold, MicOch1.0 UNK15, whole genome shotgun sequence DNA contains the following:
- the Rad23a gene encoding UV excision repair protein RAD23 homolog A isoform X2 encodes MAVVITLKTLQQQTFKIRMEPEETVKVLKEKIEAEKGREAFPVAGQKLIYAGKILSDDVPIKEYHIDEKNFVVVMVTKTKTGQGTPAPPEVSPTAASESSTPFPPAPASGMSHPPPPSSEDKSPSEDSATTTSPESISGSVPSSGSSGREEDAASTLVTGSEYETMLTEIMSMGYERERVVAALRASYNNPHRAVEYLLTGIPGSPEPEHGSVQESQVPEQPATETVENPLEFLRDQPQFQNMRQVIQQNPALLPALLQQLGQENPQLLQQISRHQEQFIQMLNEPPGELPDVSDVEGEVGAIGEEAPQMNYIQVTPQEKEAIERLKALGFPESLVIQAYFACEKNENLAANFLLSQNFDDE; translated from the exons ATGGCCGTCGTCATCACACTTAAAACGTTGCAGCAGCAGACCTTCAAGATACGCATGGAGCCTGAGGAGACG GTGAAGGTGCTGAAGGAAAAGATAGAAGCTGAGAAGGGTAGAGAAGCTTTCCCTGTGGCCGGACAGAAGCTCATATATGCTGGCAAGATCTTGAGTGATGATGTCCCCATCAAGGAATACCATATAGATGAGAAGAACTTTGTGGTTGTCATGGTGACCAAG ACCAAGACTGGCCAGGGGACTCCAGCACCCCCAGAGGTCTCACCTACTGCTGCCTCGGAATCCTCCACACCTTTCCCTCCGGCCCCGGCATCAGGGATGTCCCATCCTCCACCTCCCAGCAGTGAGGACAAGAGCCCATCAGAAGATTCAGCCACCACAACATCTCCAGAATCCATTTCTGG CTCTGTTCCTTCTTCAGGTAGCAGCGGGCGAGAGGAAGACGCAGCTTCCACATTAG TGACTGGCTCTGAGTATGAGACGATGCTGACCGAGATCATGTCCATGGGCTACGAGCGGGAACGGGTTGTGGCCGCGCTGAGGGCCAGCTACAACAACCCCCACAGAGCTGTGGAGTACTTGCTGACG GGAATTCCCGGAAGCCCCGAGCCCGAACATGGTTCTGTCCAGGAGAGCCAGGTACCAGAACAGCCGGCCACAGAAACAG TGGAGAACCCCCTGGAGTTTCTGCGGGACCAGCCCCAGTTTCAGAACATGCGGCAAGTGATTCAGCAGAACCCAGCACTGCTCCCTGCACTGCTCCAGCAGCTGGGCCAGGAGAACCCTCAGCTCTTGCAG CAAATTAGCCGTCACCAGGAGCAGTTCATCCAGATGTTGAATGAGCCCCCGGGGGAGCTGCCGGATGTCTCTGATGTAGAGGGCGAGGTTGGTGCCATAGGGGAGGAGGCCCCACAGATGAACTATATCCAGGTGACGCCGCAGGAGAAGGAAGCTATAGAAAGG CTGAAGGCACTGGGCTTCCCAGAGAGCCTGGTGATCCAGGCTTACTTCGCGtgtgaaaaaaatgagaacttgGCTGCCAACTTCCTCCTGAGTCAGAACTTTGATGATGAGTGA
- the Rad23a gene encoding UV excision repair protein RAD23 homolog A isoform X1, with protein sequence MAVVITLKTLQQQTFKIRMEPEETVKVLKEKIEAEKGREAFPVAGQKLIYAGKILSDDVPIKEYHIDEKNFVVVMVTKTKTGQGTPAPPEVSPTAASESSTPFPPAPASGMSHPPPPSSEDKSPSEDSATTTSPESISGSVPSSGSSGREEDAASTLVTGSEYETMLTEIMSMGYERERVVAALRASYNNPHRAVEYLLTGIPGSPEPEHGSVQESQVPEQPATETVENPLEFLRDQPQFQNMRQVIQQNPALLPALLQQLGQENPQLLQQISRHQEQFIQMLNEPPGELPDVSDVEGEVGAIGEEAPQMNYIQVTPQEKEAIERSPACSKLLARPGGDRWAPLGLCPSSLQPDGEAPACFPIPEASPRTTHLPPP encoded by the exons ATGGCCGTCGTCATCACACTTAAAACGTTGCAGCAGCAGACCTTCAAGATACGCATGGAGCCTGAGGAGACG GTGAAGGTGCTGAAGGAAAAGATAGAAGCTGAGAAGGGTAGAGAAGCTTTCCCTGTGGCCGGACAGAAGCTCATATATGCTGGCAAGATCTTGAGTGATGATGTCCCCATCAAGGAATACCATATAGATGAGAAGAACTTTGTGGTTGTCATGGTGACCAAG ACCAAGACTGGCCAGGGGACTCCAGCACCCCCAGAGGTCTCACCTACTGCTGCCTCGGAATCCTCCACACCTTTCCCTCCGGCCCCGGCATCAGGGATGTCCCATCCTCCACCTCCCAGCAGTGAGGACAAGAGCCCATCAGAAGATTCAGCCACCACAACATCTCCAGAATCCATTTCTGG CTCTGTTCCTTCTTCAGGTAGCAGCGGGCGAGAGGAAGACGCAGCTTCCACATTAG TGACTGGCTCTGAGTATGAGACGATGCTGACCGAGATCATGTCCATGGGCTACGAGCGGGAACGGGTTGTGGCCGCGCTGAGGGCCAGCTACAACAACCCCCACAGAGCTGTGGAGTACTTGCTGACG GGAATTCCCGGAAGCCCCGAGCCCGAACATGGTTCTGTCCAGGAGAGCCAGGTACCAGAACAGCCGGCCACAGAAACAG TGGAGAACCCCCTGGAGTTTCTGCGGGACCAGCCCCAGTTTCAGAACATGCGGCAAGTGATTCAGCAGAACCCAGCACTGCTCCCTGCACTGCTCCAGCAGCTGGGCCAGGAGAACCCTCAGCTCTTGCAG CAAATTAGCCGTCACCAGGAGCAGTTCATCCAGATGTTGAATGAGCCCCCGGGGGAGCTGCCGGATGTCTCTGATGTAGAGGGCGAGGTTGGTGCCATAGGGGAGGAGGCCCCACAGATGAACTATATCCAGGTGACGCCGCAGGAGAAGGAAGCTATAGAAAGG AGCCCAGCCTGCTCAAAGTTGCTGGCAAGACCAGGAGGCGACAGATGGGCCCCTCTTGGCCTCTGTCCCAGCTCCCTGCAGCCAGATGGAGAGGCGCCTGCCTGCTTCCCCATCCCTGAAGCATCCCCAAGGACAAcccacctccctcctccatgA
- the Rad23a gene encoding UV excision repair protein RAD23 homolog A isoform X3 translates to MAVVITLKTLQQQTFKIRMEPEETVKVLKEKIEAEKGREAFPVAGQKLIYAGKILSDDVPIKEYHIDEKNFVVVMVTKTKTGQGTPAPPEVSPTAASESSTPFPPAPASGMSHPPPPSSEDKSPSEDSATTTSPESISGSVPSSGSSGREEDAASTLVTGSEYETMLTEIMSMGYERERVVAALRASYNNPHRAVEYLLTGIPGSPEPEHGSVQESQVPEQPATETVENPLEFLRDQPQFQNMRQVIQQNPALLPALLQQLGQENPQLLQQISRHQEQFIQMLNEPPGELPDVSDVEGEVGAIAEGTGLPREPGDPGLLRV, encoded by the exons ATGGCCGTCGTCATCACACTTAAAACGTTGCAGCAGCAGACCTTCAAGATACGCATGGAGCCTGAGGAGACG GTGAAGGTGCTGAAGGAAAAGATAGAAGCTGAGAAGGGTAGAGAAGCTTTCCCTGTGGCCGGACAGAAGCTCATATATGCTGGCAAGATCTTGAGTGATGATGTCCCCATCAAGGAATACCATATAGATGAGAAGAACTTTGTGGTTGTCATGGTGACCAAG ACCAAGACTGGCCAGGGGACTCCAGCACCCCCAGAGGTCTCACCTACTGCTGCCTCGGAATCCTCCACACCTTTCCCTCCGGCCCCGGCATCAGGGATGTCCCATCCTCCACCTCCCAGCAGTGAGGACAAGAGCCCATCAGAAGATTCAGCCACCACAACATCTCCAGAATCCATTTCTGG CTCTGTTCCTTCTTCAGGTAGCAGCGGGCGAGAGGAAGACGCAGCTTCCACATTAG TGACTGGCTCTGAGTATGAGACGATGCTGACCGAGATCATGTCCATGGGCTACGAGCGGGAACGGGTTGTGGCCGCGCTGAGGGCCAGCTACAACAACCCCCACAGAGCTGTGGAGTACTTGCTGACG GGAATTCCCGGAAGCCCCGAGCCCGAACATGGTTCTGTCCAGGAGAGCCAGGTACCAGAACAGCCGGCCACAGAAACAG TGGAGAACCCCCTGGAGTTTCTGCGGGACCAGCCCCAGTTTCAGAACATGCGGCAAGTGATTCAGCAGAACCCAGCACTGCTCCCTGCACTGCTCCAGCAGCTGGGCCAGGAGAACCCTCAGCTCTTGCAG CAAATTAGCCGTCACCAGGAGCAGTTCATCCAGATGTTGAATGAGCCCCCGGGGGAGCTGCCGGATGTCTCTGATGTAGAGGGCGAGGTTGGTGCCAT AGCTGAAGGCACTGGGCTTCCCAGAGAGCCTGGTGATCCAGGCTTACTTCGCGtgtga
- the Calr gene encoding calreticulin, giving the protein MLLSVPLLLSLFGLAAAEPAIYFKEQFLDGDDWTNRWVESKHKSDFGKFVLSSGKFYGDQEKDKGLQTSQDARFYALSARFEPFSNKGQTLVVQFTVKHEQNIDCGGGYVKLFPGSLDQKDMHGDSEYNIMFGPDICGPGTKKVHVIFNYKGKNVLINKDIRCKDDEFTHLYTLIVRPDNTYEVKIDNSQVESGSLEDDWDFLPPKKIKDPNAAKPEDWDERAKIDDPTDSKPEDWDKPEHIPDPDAKKPEDWDEEMDGEWEPPVIQNPEYKGEWKPRQIDNPDYKGTWIHPEIDNPEYSPDANIYAYDSFGVLGLDLWQVKSGTIFDNFLITNDEAYAEEFGNETWGVTKAAEKQMKDKQDEEQRLKEEEEDKKRKEEEEAEDKEDEDDRDEDEEDEDEKEEDEDATAQAKDEL; this is encoded by the exons ATGCTCCTTTCGGTGCCGCTCCTGCTCAGCCTCTTCGGCTTGGCGGCCGCAGAGCCTGCCATCTATTTCAAAGAGCAGTTCTTGGACGGAG ATGACTGGACCAACCGCTGGGTCGAATCCAAACACAAGTCCGATTTTGGCAAATTTGTCCTCAGTTCTGGCAAATTCTACGGGGACCAGGAGAAAGATAAAG GGCTGCAGACGAGCCAAGATGCCCGATTTTACGCGCTGTCCGCTAGATTCGAACCCTTCAGCAACAAGGGCCAGACACTGGTGGTCCAGTTCACGGTGAAGCATGAGCAGAATATCGACTGTGGGGGCGGTTACGTGAAGCTGTTTCCGGGTAGTTTGGACCAGAAGGACATGCACGGAGACTCGGAATACAACATCATGTTTG GTCCAGACATCTGCGGTCCTGGCACCAAGAAGGTTCATGTCATCTTTAACTACAAGGGCAAGAATGTGCTGATCAACAAGGACATCCGGTGTAAG GATGATGAATTCACACACCTGTACACGCTGATTGTGCGGCCAGACAACACGTATGAGGTGAAAATTGACAACAGCCAGGTGGAGTCAGGCTCCTTGGAGGATGATTGGGACTTTCTGCCACCCAAGAAGATAAAGGACCCTAATGCCGCCAAGCCAGAAGACTGGGATGAACGAGCCAAGATTGATGACCCCACAGATTCTAAACCTGAG GACTGGGACAAGCCTGAGCACATCCCTGACCCTGATGCTAAGAAGCCTGAGGACTGGGATGAAGAGATGGATGGGGAGTGGGAACCACCAGTAATTCAGAATCCTGAGTACAAG GGCGAGTGGAAGCCACGTCAGATTGATAACCCAGATTACAAGGGTACTTGGATACACCCGGAAATTGACAACCCTGAATATTCCCCGGATGCCAACATCTATGCCTATGATAGTTTTGGTGTCCTGGGCCTTGATCTCTGGCAG GTCAAGTCTGGCACAATCTTTGACAACTTTCTCATCACCAATGATGAGGCCTATGCAGAGGAGTTTGGCAATGAGACATGGGGTGTCACCAAG GCTGCAGAAAAGCAGATGAAGGACAAGCAGGATGAGGAACagaggctgaaggaagaagaggaggacaagaaacgcaaagaggaggaagaggctgaggaCAAAGAGGATGAGGATGAcagagatgaagatgaagaagatgaggatgagaaggaggaagatgaggatgcCACTGCCCAGGCCAAGGATGAGCTGTAG